The following coding sequences lie in one Pseudomonas sp. B33.4 genomic window:
- a CDS encoding ketoacyl-ACP synthase III: protein MIGIKSIASYVPVAGVDNYAQGAKFEKDEEFILGKIGSAFLPRKDAEQETSDLCVEAANALFASNPGLKRESIDALIVVTQNGDEEGLPHTAAIVQDKLGLPTNVAAFDISLGCSGYVYGIYAIKGFMEAAGLKNGLLITADPYSKIVDPEDRNTTMLFGDAATATWMGEDPSWALGKAKFGTDGSGAPHLKVTDGVFFMNGRQVFNFALLKVPAHLHELLDDSGLKADDIDAFCIHQGSAAIVDAVARRFEGEPEKFIKDMVETGNTVSSSIPLLLEKHVLDSDWQRIALSGFGVGLSWGSAIIYRP, encoded by the coding sequence ATGATTGGCATAAAAAGCATTGCGAGCTACGTTCCTGTAGCCGGCGTGGACAATTACGCACAAGGTGCAAAATTCGAGAAGGATGAAGAATTCATCCTTGGCAAGATCGGTTCGGCGTTTCTGCCACGCAAAGACGCTGAACAGGAAACCTCCGATCTGTGCGTGGAAGCGGCCAATGCGCTGTTTGCCAGCAACCCTGGACTGAAACGTGAATCGATCGACGCCTTGATTGTCGTCACCCAGAACGGTGATGAAGAAGGCCTGCCACACACCGCCGCCATCGTGCAGGACAAACTCGGTCTGCCGACCAACGTTGCGGCGTTCGACATTTCCCTGGGCTGCTCCGGTTACGTCTACGGCATCTATGCGATCAAGGGCTTCATGGAAGCCGCCGGCCTGAAGAACGGCCTGCTGATCACCGCTGACCCGTATTCGAAAATCGTCGATCCGGAAGACCGCAACACCACCATGCTGTTCGGCGATGCCGCCACCGCAACGTGGATGGGTGAAGATCCGAGCTGGGCGCTGGGCAAGGCCAAGTTCGGCACTGACGGCTCCGGCGCTCCGCACCTGAAAGTCACCGATGGCGTGTTCTTCATGAACGGTCGTCAGGTGTTCAACTTTGCATTGCTGAAAGTACCGGCGCACCTGCATGAGCTGCTCGATGATTCGGGCCTCAAGGCTGACGACATTGATGCGTTTTGCATTCACCAGGGCAGCGCGGCAATTGTCGATGCCGTGGCGCGACGTTTCGAAGGCGAGCCGGAAAAGTTCATCAAGGACATGGTCGAGACCGGCAACACCGTGTCGTCGAGCATTCCGTTGCTGCTGGAAAAACACGTGCTCGATTCCGACTGGCAGCGTATTGCGCTGAGCGGTTTTGGTGTCGGTCTGTCGTGGGGCTCGGCGATTATTTATCGTCCTTGA
- a CDS encoding motility associated factor glycosyltransferase family protein → MSEFFQANAQVIQQRWPTLFARLVAEDSSAIQAELVQGLGSTLSVDGIQLTSRHGRIHEARVQAASLPQKPRLHVYGTGLGDLPLVLLERADLERLYVHILNGALFALVLQLLDQRQWLEDPRVELMYAGDHADIYTPFFALPAEMLLADDFSAKIRDRLVNEVHLSFNNREFDPQLPAIQQRLRDSQEVLLADDDVAQLFGTCSGREIYVIGTGPSLESHFERLAAVRAQAERPLFICVDTAYRPLRQHGIIPDLVVTIDQLISFRHLPFEASDGIPLVYLPMSSPQVLKAWKGKRYGAYTASPVYATLREQHPRAELHAGGSVIHPAVDLAVKMGGTRITLFGADFAFPMNKTHAGWDDGDLGPALEQARHWVHDGNGERVRTQLNFRGYLCVLERYIARHPEVSFFNSSRAGAMIVGAQFNPEFVQ, encoded by the coding sequence ATGAGCGAGTTTTTCCAAGCCAACGCCCAGGTGATCCAGCAACGCTGGCCGACGCTGTTTGCACGATTGGTGGCTGAAGACAGTTCGGCCATTCAAGCCGAACTGGTGCAAGGCCTGGGCTCTACGCTGAGCGTGGACGGGATTCAACTGACCAGTCGCCACGGCCGTATCCACGAGGCCCGCGTCCAGGCGGCCAGTCTGCCGCAAAAGCCCCGGTTGCACGTCTACGGCACCGGCCTTGGGGACTTGCCGTTGGTGTTGCTTGAGCGGGCCGATCTTGAGCGGTTGTACGTGCACATCCTTAATGGCGCGCTATTTGCGTTGGTTCTGCAGTTGCTCGACCAGCGGCAATGGCTGGAAGACCCAAGAGTGGAACTGATGTATGCCGGCGATCATGCGGATATCTATACGCCGTTTTTTGCGCTGCCCGCCGAAATGCTCCTGGCCGATGACTTCAGCGCGAAGATTCGTGATCGGCTGGTCAATGAAGTTCACCTGAGTTTCAACAATCGCGAGTTCGATCCGCAATTGCCGGCGATCCAGCAGCGCCTGCGCGATAGCCAGGAGGTGCTGCTTGCCGATGATGACGTGGCGCAATTGTTTGGCACCTGCAGCGGCCGCGAAATCTATGTGATCGGCACCGGCCCGAGCCTGGAAAGCCATTTTGAACGGCTGGCGGCGGTGCGCGCTCAGGCCGAGCGGCCGCTGTTCATTTGTGTCGACACGGCTTATCGGCCTTTACGTCAGCACGGGATCATCCCCGATCTGGTGGTGACGATCGACCAGCTCATCAGCTTTCGCCATCTGCCTTTCGAGGCCTCTGATGGCATCCCGCTGGTGTACCTGCCCATGAGTTCCCCCCAGGTGTTGAAGGCCTGGAAGGGCAAGCGCTATGGCGCGTATACCGCCAGTCCGGTCTACGCCACGTTGCGTGAGCAGCACCCTCGCGCCGAATTGCATGCCGGCGGCAGCGTGATTCACCCCGCCGTGGACCTGGCGGTGAAAATGGGCGGCACGCGCATCACCCTGTTCGGCGCCGACTTTGCCTTTCCGATGAACAAGACACATGCCGGATGGGACGATGGCGACCTGGGCCCGGCCCTGGAGCAGGCGCGGCATTGGGTCCATGACGGCAATGGCGAACGGGTCAGGACGCAGCTGAATTTTCGTGGCTACCTGTGCGTGCTGGAACGTTATATCGCGCGGCATCCAGAGGTCAGCTTCTTTAACAGCAGTCGGGCAGGGGCGATGATCGTGGGCGCGCAGTTCAATCCGGAGTTTGTGCAATGA